In Cyanobacteriota bacterium, the DNA window CCGCGACTTTTTCCTTGCAGAGCGGCATAGCATTCGTCACCAAGTATAACTAGATCTGGCAGTCGTATGGTTGATCTGCGTCCGGTCACTTCAATTTCTACCCTATGGCACAGGAGAGAAATGGGGACAACCTTAGCAAGTTCAAAGAGTAGCCGTATAACAATCTGGGAGTTTTCTATGGATTCGCAGGGCATGGCAACTAAGGCTCCATCCACCAACTCGTAGCGGGTATCAGTCCCATCGTCATAGGCGAGATAGTCCTCAATGGTTAAGATCTGGGTCGGGGGTTGAGTAGCTAGAACCATGATGATTGCTCCTACATGAGGGTAATCGAGAGCAGGTAATTAATTG includes these proteins:
- a CDS encoding Uma2 family endonuclease, whose protein sequence is MVLATQPPTQILTIEDYLAYDDGTDTRYELVDGALVAMPCESIENSQIVIRLLFELAKVVPISLLCHRVEIEVTGRRSTIRLPDLVILGDECYAALQGKSRGIITRDMPPPLVVIEVVSPGGTNMVRDYRYKRSEYAARG